A single genomic interval of Acetobacteraceae bacterium harbors:
- a CDS encoding helix-turn-helix domain-containing protein, which yields MSESTKTPSAACPIDAHVGARIRLRRMLLRMPQEKLGAALGLTFQQVQKYERGTNKVDASRLYEMSKILRVPIGFFFDDMQGKVEQSASLGYSSGFRETSTGFRAFASADSVKTNEDLHILAKRETLELMRAYYRIPDAEVRKRVMDLIKTLSEQAAAAE from the coding sequence ATGAGCGAAAGCACAAAAACCCCGTCTGCGGCTTGTCCGATTGATGCTCACGTCGGGGCTCGCATCCGCTTGAGGCGCATGCTTCTACGCATGCCGCAGGAGAAACTTGGGGCCGCACTCGGTCTGACCTTTCAACAGGTCCAGAAATATGAGCGCGGCACAAATAAGGTGGATGCCAGCCGACTCTACGAGATGTCCAAAATCCTTCGCGTGCCCATCGGATTCTTTTTTGATGATATGCAGGGAAAGGTGGAGCAATCCGCCTCACTCGGATATTCCTCCGGTTTTCGGGAGACGTCGACAGGTTTCCGAGCCTTTGCTTCGGCGGACAGTGTCAAGACCAATGAGGATCTGCACATCCTTGCCAAGCGGGAAACGCTGGAATTAATGCGCGCTTATTACCGCATACCGGATGCAGAAGTGCGCAAGCGCGTCATGGACCTCATTAAAACTTTGTCTGAACAGGCCGCCGCCGCGGAGTGA
- a CDS encoding tyrosine-protein phosphatase — translation MFDRPMTTSRNRLRAWIDSIFLDHAIFRLFWTNLAPVIDGAFYRCNHPTPRRLRHLKSRLGIKTLINLRGHRKCGSDALSRWAAAELGINLIDMAFESRGAPHRDRILRFHEIYQSVETPVLLHCKSGADRAGLAAGLIIMFRDGTASEALKQLHWRFGHFKHARTGVLDAFFHLYQRQAEGRLSFMEWVRHEYDEDGLRASFRAEGLSSFLTDKVLRRE, via the coding sequence GTGTTTGACCGTCCGATGACGACGAGCAGGAACCGCCTGCGTGCCTGGATCGACAGTATATTCCTTGATCATGCCATTTTTCGGCTGTTCTGGACGAATCTCGCCCCCGTCATCGACGGGGCGTTCTACCGATGCAATCACCCCACGCCGCGGCGATTGCGGCACCTCAAATCGCGACTCGGCATTAAAACGCTCATTAATCTTCGCGGTCATCGGAAATGTGGCTCAGACGCTTTATCCCGATGGGCGGCGGCGGAATTAGGAATTAATCTGATTGACATGGCATTCGAGAGTCGCGGCGCACCACATAGGGACCGTATTTTACGATTTCACGAAATTTATCAATCCGTCGAGACGCCTGTGCTGTTGCACTGCAAATCTGGCGCTGACCGCGCAGGGTTGGCAGCGGGGTTGATCATCATGTTCAGAGACGGGACGGCGTCAGAGGCTCTCAAACAGCTTCATTGGCGTTTCGGGCATTTTAAACATGCGCGCACCGGAGTGCTCGATGCTTTTTTCCATCTGTATCAGCGTCAGGCAGAGGGACGCCTCAGCTTTATGGAATGGGTCAGGCACGAATATGACGAGGATGGACTTCGCGCGTCCTTCCGGGCAGAGGGGCTAAGCAGCTTTCTCACCGACAAAGTTTTACGCCGGGAGTAG
- a CDS encoding GNAT family N-acyltransferase, with the protein MLISDGARNPPAGSLSTLDLSRDSLPELRAGALGVRIAENKAEREAAQALRYRVFFEEMGAHPSAAVLKSRRDVDDFDDIADHLLVIDHDISSGAEGVVGTYRLLRSDAVAKIGRFYTSGEYNISVLTDFPGRLLEVGRSCVDQRYRGRAAMQLLWRGIASYIFLHRIDVLFGCASLPGTDPSTKAQELTYLYHNHLAPPALRIRALPERYVSMQLTDPHSLDHRKCLARLPPLIKGYLRLGGFVGDGAVVDAQFNTTDIAVLVKSELLADKYYRHYERRLRDALE; encoded by the coding sequence ATGCTGATTTCGGATGGTGCGCGTAACCCGCCCGCCGGTTCTCTCTCCACTTTGGACCTGTCACGGGATTCCCTGCCGGAATTACGGGCGGGTGCGCTGGGCGTGCGGATCGCGGAGAACAAAGCAGAACGTGAGGCGGCGCAGGCGCTACGTTATCGCGTCTTTTTTGAGGAAATGGGCGCGCATCCCAGCGCGGCAGTCCTGAAGTCGCGCCGGGACGTGGATGATTTCGACGATATTGCGGATCACCTTCTCGTCATTGATCATGATATTTCATCGGGGGCGGAAGGCGTTGTGGGGACTTACCGTCTTTTACGCAGCGATGCAGTCGCGAAAATCGGACGTTTCTATACATCTGGCGAGTATAATATCTCGGTTCTGACGGATTTTCCGGGCCGCCTTCTCGAAGTCGGGCGCTCCTGCGTTGATCAGCGCTATCGGGGGCGCGCCGCGATGCAGCTTCTCTGGCGTGGCATTGCCTCCTACATCTTCCTGCACCGCATCGACGTCCTGTTTGGTTGCGCCAGCCTGCCCGGCACGGACCCGTCGACCAAAGCGCAAGAGCTCACTTATCTCTATCACAACCACCTTGCCCCGCCTGCACTCCGCATCCGCGCCCTGCCGGAGCGCTATGTTTCCATGCAACTTACGGACCCGCATAGTCTGGACCATCGCAAGTGCCTCGCGCGCCTGCCGCCCTTGATCAAAGGCTATCTGCGTCTCGGTGGGTTTGTCGGTGATGGGGCGGTGGTGGACGCGCAGTTCAACACGACGGATATTGCCGTCCTCGTCAAAAGTGAGCTCCTCGCGGATAAATATTATCGCCATTATGAGCGTCGGCTACGGGATGCTTTGGAATAA
- the lnt gene encoding apolipoprotein N-acyltransferase gives MSGPEASKLRRYRPARVCFLSGLFAATAYPPLYFLPGLICGVWLLYGCARQEASWQQAAFYGLVFGFGLNLGGLYWLTHAVLMGGRQFWWAVPLATPGCALILAPFVAVPSLLARKFRFGWASILIFAGSWTLTDMSRIFLFSGFPWNPLGADLTFPGDGGTVLTQIASVIGVDGLTFCLVLTSAALFRVRRSLYVAALLWMFIAIYGYERVHHLPLLPVQNPALVLVQNNVSEDHILSRDESGEVLQRSLMLTREGISIAHALFPDRDAVYAWPESGFPGLLDEAPFARRQIAREAGGSWGIIGSDRRDDVGQWYNSAMALDGEGEIAAIYDKSRLVPFGEYQPRFLPFNIMPGQFRPGPGLRTWQLPQLGRVAPLVCYEVVFSGQVVTNPRPNWMLNLTNDAWFGASAGPWQHLMAVRLRAVEEGVPIAQVANTGLTAIFDAAGRRTGAIPQDKADILAAPLPSPVKKTPFAIFGRSIPIFICLLSFLIALLTIRNARKRKSSEGKFRSPSNLESRSRSHERKHKNPVCGLSD, from the coding sequence TTGTCCGGACCTGAAGCCTCAAAACTGCGTCGATATCGTCCCGCACGCGTCTGCTTCCTCTCCGGCCTCTTCGCTGCGACAGCGTACCCGCCTCTTTATTTTCTCCCCGGGCTTATTTGCGGCGTGTGGCTTCTTTACGGGTGCGCCCGGCAGGAGGCCTCATGGCAGCAAGCCGCTTTTTACGGGCTGGTTTTCGGGTTCGGCCTCAATCTCGGCGGACTTTACTGGCTGACACATGCCGTATTGATGGGCGGACGGCAATTCTGGTGGGCGGTGCCGTTGGCGACGCCCGGCTGTGCGCTGATCCTGGCGCCATTCGTGGCGGTGCCGAGCTTGTTAGCCCGAAAATTTCGTTTCGGCTGGGCCAGTATCCTCATTTTCGCGGGCAGTTGGACATTGACCGACATGTCCCGCATCTTCCTCTTTTCCGGTTTTCCGTGGAATCCGCTGGGGGCGGATCTCACCTTTCCCGGCGATGGGGGCACCGTCCTGACGCAGATTGCCAGCGTTATCGGTGTCGATGGGCTGACATTCTGCCTCGTCCTTACCAGCGCCGCGCTTTTTCGCGTGCGGCGGTCACTGTATGTTGCTGCATTATTGTGGATGTTCATCGCGATATATGGTTATGAGCGCGTGCATCACCTGCCGCTTCTTCCCGTTCAGAATCCAGCGCTCGTCCTTGTGCAGAATAATGTGAGCGAAGACCATATCCTCTCTCGCGATGAAAGCGGGGAAGTCCTGCAACGCTCCCTGATGCTGACCCGGGAGGGCATCTCGATCGCGCACGCCCTTTTCCCTGACCGTGATGCCGTTTATGCTTGGCCGGAATCGGGCTTCCCCGGCCTGCTGGATGAGGCACCCTTTGCCCGTCGTCAGATCGCGCGTGAGGCGGGGGGGAGTTGGGGGATCATTGGCAGCGATCGACGGGATGACGTGGGCCAGTGGTATAACAGCGCTATGGCGCTTGATGGTGAGGGTGAGATCGCGGCGATTTATGATAAATCCCGCCTTGTGCCCTTCGGGGAATATCAGCCGCGCTTTCTGCCCTTTAACATCATGCCGGGGCAATTCCGGCCAGGCCCGGGGCTGCGCACATGGCAGTTGCCACAACTGGGGCGCGTCGCGCCGCTCGTCTGTTACGAGGTTGTTTTTTCCGGCCAGGTGGTCACAAATCCGCGACCAAACTGGATGTTGAACCTGACAAATGATGCGTGGTTCGGGGCCAGCGCTGGTCCTTGGCAGCATCTGATGGCCGTGCGCCTGCGTGCTGTTGAAGAAGGGGTACCCATTGCGCAGGTCGCCAATACGGGGCTGACAGCCATTTTTGACGCGGCAGGAAGGAGGACTGGGGCGATTCCACAGGACAAGGCTGATATATTGGCTGCACCACTGCCATCTCCGGTAAAAAAAACGCCATTCGCGATTTTTGGTCGATCAATACCTATCTTTATTTGTTTATTATCCTTTCTTATTGCTTTGCTAACGATTAGAAATGCTAGGAAGCGAAAATCGTCCGAAGGGAAGTTCCGCTCCCCTTCCAACTTGGAAAGCAGGTCGCGCAGTCATGAGCGAAAGCACAAAAACCCCGTCTGCGGCTTGTCCGATTGA